The Undibacterium cyanobacteriorum genomic sequence AGTCCAGCAGCCAATTCAAGAACCGGCGGCATCTCATCCAAAATTGCAGCACTACTGAGGCCAATCTTGGCTACCACATCAGTCGGCAGTGTTGCTTCCATTTCCTCTTTTGAATATTTGTTTTCCTCTGCACGTGCACGCCACACAGCAAGGTGCACCACACCAGACATCACATCAAAATTTTCTTTTTCGAGAGGATCAGGAAAACCCTTAATCACCGTACCAAAGTTATCTGGGAAGCGCCAACGTCGTGCCAGTTCAGCACCGACATCAGAGAAATTGTAGCCAAAAGATGTTTGCTCAACACTTAAGCGACGCGAGTCCAATGGACCAGCGATTTTGTCGACTTGCAGAGTTTGTTCCGGCATTGCTGCATGCATCACCAATTGACCAATCGCATGCATCAGACCAACGGTAAATGCAAAATCAGAATTGCCACCAATTTTCTTAGCAATCCACTTTGAAATGACCGCCGTATGTAAGCTGTAGCGCCAGAATTGCTTTAAGTCGACGCCTGGCATGGCTTTGAATCCGCCTGTCAAACCACTACTAATTACCAGAGTGCGAACAGTCATAAAGCCGAGCATGAGAACAGCATCATCGACCGTCCCCACGCTTCGAGAAGAATGATAATAGGAAGAATTGGCGAGACGCAAAAGCTTAGCACTGAGTACCTGATCCGCAGCTAATTTGCGCGCGATTTCGTCAATAGAAACATTATCGTTGTTAAAGCTATCGATTACCTCTTGCACCACTTTAGGAATGGTAGGTAATGCGTTTTGCTGCTGAAATAGTGTATCGAAATTCATGAAAAAATCCCCCTGTTATTACAGCATCGCGTAGGACCTGAGCGGTCACACGTAGCATCAGCCAGCGGCTGATCCCATCGAACGATAATGAAGCGAACTGTTTCAAAATTCATGTTCGTGAGGAAATCATACTACGTAGTTTGCTTTAGGGGAACATTTTCATTGGCAGTATGAAAACAAAAAAACGACAGACTGTAAAATCACTTTAAATTCAGCGTCTTGCGTTGTTGCTCAAGCATTCTTAGTCGTCTTTGACGCCCTCAATTCCGAGCTCTTGAATCTTTCGACTAATCGTATTTCGACCAATACCCAAACGAATTGCTGCATCGTTCTTGCGACCATGGGTATGCTTCAACGCAGCTCGTATGAGGACAGACTCAAAATCTCGACTCAAGCCATTCATGATTTCTGGCACATCATTTTGTAGAAGTTCTCCCGCCTTCGCTTCCAGCAGATCACTCCACGAGAGTCCATCATGCGCCACCCGAGCCAAACTTTCTGTCTGCGCGACCCCATATGAAGTAAGCGACTCAAGTGGCGTGGCATGCACTAATTCGGAGGGTAGATCGACGACTTCCACGACCTGTCCAGGTGCCATGACCGTGATCCAATTACATAGATTTTCGAGCTGGCGGACATTCCCCGGAAAATCAAGATGGGAAATAAAACTAAGTGCCTGATCAGATAAACGTTTCGCATCTACACCCAGCTGTTTCGCGCTCTGCACTAAGAAATGCTTCGCCAACAAAGGTATATCCTCACGACGTTCGCGCAAACTTGGAACTCGTAAACGAATCACATTCAATCGATGAAATAAGTCCTCACGGAACACACCATCTTTGACACGCTCCTCTAAGTTTTGATGCGTCGCTGCGATCAAGCGCACGTTCGCTTTCATTGGCTGATGTCCGCCGACTCGGTAGAAGTGCCCGTCCGACAAAACGCGCAACAAACGTGTTTGCAAATCGAAAGGCATATCACCGATCTCATCGAGAAAGAGTGTGCCGCCTTCCGCTTGCTCAAAGCGACCGCGGCGCGCAGACTGCGCTCCGGTAAATGCACCACGCTCATGACCAAACAGCTCGGATTCCAACAGATCCTTAGGAATCGCGGCCGTATTAATCGCGATAAAGGGTTGGTTCACACGTGGACTATGTTTATGCAAGGCCCGTGCAACGAGCTCTTTGCCACTACCGGATTCACCAGTAATTAAGACCGTCACGCTCGACTGCGATAAGCGACCAATCGCACGAAACACTTCTTGCATTGCCGGTGCTTGACCAAGAATCTCGGTTTCAACATCTTGCATTTGTTCGACAGTCGTCTCGCGCTCGCTCTCTTCAAGGGCTCGGCGAATCAACTCGACGGCCTTCGCCAAATCAAAAGGCTTCGCTAGGTACTCGAACGCACCACCTTTGAATGCGGCTACCGCTGAATCGAGGTCCGAAAACGCGGTCATGATAATCACTGGCAGACTTGGCAAACGTAGTTTTACCGTTTGCAAAAGATCTAAACCTGAAGCGCCATTCATGCGAATATCTGAAACCAAAACTTGCGGCACTTCACTTTCATCATCCAAGGCTTGAAGCACTTCATCCGGTTGACGAAAGCTACGCGTATTCAAACCTTCGCGGGCCAAGGCCTTCTCTAGCACCCAACGAATTGAATCATCATCATCTACAATCCAAATTGTTTTTTTCATTCTTCTTGCATTCCTTGTTTCGGATCACTGTGATCGTGCACCAAAAATTCACGCGCGCACCAAGTTCGCTCACGGTAGTGGTATGAGAATCCTAAAATCAGTGCAACCTGGTCGACTTTCGCAATCGATTACGCCCGCATGCTGCGTAATAAATGCTTGCGCTAAGGTCAAACCAAGGCCACTGCCGCCATCACGACCCGAGACCAGCGGATAGAAAATTCGATCGCGAATTTCAGCTGGTATGCCCGGACCATTGTCGATGATATGCAAATCTAATGCCAGCCTGTAACGAATTTTGGCGAGCGTGACTTGACGCACCACGCGCGTCTTAAAAATGATTTCAGCATCACCTTCCGCCATCCGCATAATCAGAGCTTGCGCAGCATTGTGAGCGATATTCAAAACCACTTGAATGAGCTGCTGTTGATCGCCACGAAACTCTGGGATCGACAAATCATAGTCGCGTTTGATACTCAGACCTTTCGGGAACTCGGCCATAATCAAACTGCGGACGCGTTCGCAAACCTCATGAATGTTGACGTCTGCAATCACCTGCGGCAAACGATTCGGCGCCAATAAACGATCAACTAAGACTTGCAAGCGATCTGCTTCTTTGATGATGACCTGCGTGTATTCACGTAGCTCTTTAGCGCGCCGCTCTGAAATATCTTGTTCGGGCAGTTCCAGTTCCAACAATTGCGCCGCACCACGAATGCCGCCCAAGGGATTCTTGATTTCGTGTGCCAAATTGCGAATAAGCTCTTTGTTCTCTTTATTTTGATCATGCATACGCTCTTCACGATCAAGCTTGACTTGTTGCACGTTCTCACGCAACTCAATCAAGACTGGCGTCTCAAGTGTGTCCAATGCTGTAACGATGGTATGCACGTGCAAAGGCTCACGACCACTACGTTCAAGAATCAAATCTTGGCGCTTTTCCGCAAACTGGTGAGCTAAGGCTTGATGAAAACCCTCGAACAATTCCTCGCTATTCAAAAATAATTCGTTCAAGGCGAGGTTTTGCAAGAGTTTGCTTGGTCGCTCCAATAAATTCTCCGCAGCTGGATTGGCATACACAATTCTTGCTTCAGGATCGAGTACGATCACTGAAGACGCCAGCAAATCCAAGCCTGCAAATTGATTCAAATCGTTTGACACATCACCCCTATCAACAGCATCTCAAGAAACAAGAATCCTAGCGACACAAAAAAAGGCCGCGTTGGCGGCCTCTTTGCTGAACGCGTTTGCAATCGACTATTTCAAGTTACCAATCTCGCGCTTTAACGCCTCAATATTCTTTTCCGAACGTGCAATGTCGTTCTTCAGATTATTCACGCGTTCCATGTACTGCGCCGGTAGACGTTCTTCTGGGCGTCGTTCCACATCGCCGCCGTTATATTCTTTTTTCAGCCCTGCCAATTTTTGCTCTTCGGCCTTCAACTCTTCATTCAATATTTGCTTACGATCAGAGTCGCGTGCTTTTTGAGTTGCATCGTCCACTTTCGGGAAACTTGCTGGCGCACTCGCCGCACTGGCCTTAGGAGCCGCCGGCTTTTTCACACTTGCCGGTGCAGGTACCACATTCATATATGGAAGCTCGACCCGCTTGCAGCCTTTCACATTACCGACGTTTCTGTATTCCTTCTTACCGTTTGCATCAATACAAAGATAGACGTCAGATTGCGCGACGGCGTGCTGCGCGACCAAGAAAGTAAAACCGAATACTGTCAAAATATACTTCATAGCTGGCAATCTTTAACGATAACAAGTCAAGTGTAAGTCAAGCCGCTATTTTGCACAATTTTTACTGTTTATGCAGAAATGAAAAAGCGGGGCGAACCCCGCTCTTTTCGATCTCAATTACAGAGAGTAGTACATGTCGAACTCAGCTGGGTGCGTCGTCATACGCATACGCTGTACGTCTTGCATCTTCAATTCGATGTAAGCGTCGATCATGCTGTCGCTGAACACGCCACCGCGTGTCAAGAATTCTCGATCTTTATCTAATGCTTCCAAAGCTTGCTCTAAAGAGTGGCAAACGGTTGGGATCAATGCATCTTCTTCTGGTGGCAAATGGTACAAGTCTTTAGACGCTGCTTCACCTGGATGGATCTTGTTCTGTACACCGTCCAAACCTGCCATCATCAATGCAGCGAAGCACAAGTATGGGTTCGCCAATGGATCTGGGAAGCGTGCTTCAACGCGACGTGCCTTTGGATTCGCTACGTATGGAATGCGGATAGAAGCAGAACGATTTTTCGCAGAGTAAGCCAATTTCACTGGAGCTTCGTAACCTGGAACCAAGCGCTTGTAAGAGTTAGTACCTGGATTCGTGATCGCGTTCAATGCACGTGCATGCTTGATGATACCGCCGATGTAGTACAAAGCGAAATCAGACAAACCTGCATAGCCGTCGCCTGCGAACAAGTTTTTGCCGTCTTTCCAGATCGATTGGTGAACGTGCATACCAGAACCGTTATCGCCAACGATAGGTTTTGGCATGAAAGTCGCTGTTTTGCCGTAAGTGTGAGCAACATTCCACACGACATATTTCAAATTCTGAGTCCAGTCAGCACGCTCGACCAAAGTGGAGAACTTAGTGCCGATTTCGTTTTGACCTGCGCCAGCAACTTCATGGTGATGCACTTCAACTGGAATGCCCAAGGATTCCAAAATCAAGCACATTTCAGAACGCATATCTTGGAAGCTATCGACTGGTGGCACTGGGAAGTAACCACCTTTGACTGTTGGACGGTGACCAGTGTTGCCACCTTCCAAATCTTTACCTGTTGTCCAAGAAGCTTCGTCAGAATCAATCTTCACGAAGCAACCAGACATATCGATTTTCCAGCGAACACTGTCAAAAATGAAGAATTCTGGTTCTGGGCCGAAGTAAGCTGTGTCACCGATACCCGAAGATTTCAAATACGCTTCAGCGCGTTTAGCGATGGAGCGTGGGTCACGATCGTAACCTTTGCCGTCAGCTGGCTCGATAACGTCACATTGCATGAACAATGTCGTTTCTTCCATGAATGGGTCGATGTTTGCTGTGTTTGGGTCTGGCATCAACAACATATCAGACGCTTCAATACCTTTCCAACCTGCGATGGAGGAACCGTCAAATGCATGACCAGATTCGAACTTATCCATACTGAATTGGGAAATCGGTACGGTTACGTGCTGTTCTTTACCACGTGTATCAGCAAAACGGAAATCAACGAACTTAACTTCGTTATCTTTCGCCATTTTCAAGACATCTGCTGCTGTCATTGCCATTTGAAGCTCCTCAATTCGATCAAAAAGATAATTTACCTAGATTACGATGGCCAAAAAAGCCACAAGCCATTTCCCAAATGCAAGGAACCACATTAGCACGGCAACGCACTAAATCAATGCATTTCTCTGAAATTTTTTGTTCCGTGCACTATAAGCAGAAATCATGCCATCTTTTTGCACAATTTCAGCGCAGATTTCATTAACATAAGCAACTGATTTTTAAGCTAAAATCGGAAAGATCGGAAAACTTTATTTTTACACCACGAAATTAGCTGCACTAAATTGATGCAAAAATCATGTAACGCACCATAATAGTGCGATCAGCATCTCTAAACAAGTGCACAGGAAAAGTAAGTTTGAACTTTGAGTTGGTGAAAGAAATTTAATGTTGATGCGATGCAGGCGTTGGCATCAATCAATCCAATATGCTTTTGTTTACGATGTTGACCAAATACACTGAACTAGCTAACTTACTAGGAAATTAGGTTGGCTTTAGCATTTTGTTTTGATTTCTTTAAACAAACTGAACCAACTAGCTAAACGTCTAACCATCATAAGTACGAATACTCGATTTGTTTTCCTAAGAAAGATAATCCCATGAGCACTTCCATTTTAGACACCGCCCGCAAACGCGGACAGGATCAAACTCTGCCTTACTCAGGTGCAGTGACTCCTGAAGAGGCCTATGCATTGCTGGAACAAGACAGTAACGTTATGCTCGTCGACGTACGAACGAATGCAGAACGAGATTGGGTCGGTCGCGTTCAGATCCCAGAGGCCCAGCACAAAGCGGTGCAATGGTCGACTTACCCCGGCGGCGTTGCCAACCCTCACTTCCTGCAAGAACTTGCAGCGGCTGTCCCTAACAAGGACAGCATCATTGTATTTTTGTGTCGATCAGGTGTCCGTTCTAAACACGCGGCAAAGCTTGCCTGCGAGAACGGCTACCAAAATTGCTTCGACATTCTCCAAGGTTTCGAAGGCGACAAAGATCATCATGGCCATCGCAAAACAATTGGTGGTTGGTGCAGTGCGGCCTTGCCATGGGTTGGCGCGTAAGAAGTCTATTTGCCGACTGAGCACCTCGACAAACGAAGAAGTGATGCCCCATGCAAAACGACCGACTCTCGGCTGGTCGTTTTTCTTCGAATATTTTTATTCCTTGATCGCTTCAAGATTGAACCACAGCGTGACTTCATCGCTCACAAATGGCGCATAACTACCAAGGTCGAATTCACTGCGTAGAATTTTTGCGCTGCCGTTCGCACCGCAGGCACGGGCAAAATACAAGGGCATAAAACGACAATGAAAATGGTGCAAATCAAAACGCACCACCTTGCTCACATCTTTTATGCGAAGCAATCCTTCAAGCGCCTGCAAATTATTCTGCTCGTCGAAAATTAATCGGTTGGAAGTGAACACGATTTTAGGAAAACGCTCACTATCAAAAAATTGCGAGGACTTCAGTCGATTGTCAAATAATCCGACGCCCGTACTGATCGACCCCGTCTCGATTTCCAAGACGACCTTCCCGGTTCTCGCCTCAAAATCGATTTCTACGCTACCGGTACTGCGATCGAAGCGACCTCTTTGTAAAGACAGGCCCCAATGTTTGTATTCGAAAAAAGTGAAGGTATGGTCAGGGTCAATCCGATAGCGTTCTAAATCGGCGGCGCGTGCGGAAACGCAAGTGAATAAAGAAACACCAAGCCAAAGAACCGCCCGAGATAGAATAAGCTGCAGTTTCGTCGACAAATTCAAAGTCATACCCCCTCCTCCAAGCGCGGTATTTTAAATGGCAGCAAGCCTCACTTTTCAGCGCTTTAGCCGTGAATTAGACTAGTCAAATTGGCTAGTTTTTTTATACTCGCAAATCCTAAGTATCATTGATTGGTGCCAGTTCAGGCACTGTTCAACCCATATTTCCCACCGTTTGTCCCAAAGTAATTGCCTGAAAAACCTTGGCGTATCACACTAACCGTGAATCAATTGTACGTGAAAGTCTTTAGCTGACAGTACACATTGTTTCAACCTCCCTTTTTCGTCATCCCGACTATTGGTCGCGATGACGATTTTTTTTGTGCTTTCGATTTCGCATCATGAGAAAAGAGACGAATAAAAAACTCTACTTGTTCAATTGTGATGCGCTGAACCCGGAGTCATCACTATGCTTGGAAAAGTCGTCGTTAGTATCATTTGCAGCTTACTCTGGAACAGCAACGTCAGCGCCAGTCCTAACAATCCTTCTGGCACCCACAACCCCACGCACAGCCATAAGCAAGAGGGGCATCAACAGAACGCTGCTACCTTACTTTGGAGTAGCGCTTGGTATTCGCCAATTGATTCGAAAGGCGGAGCACTTGAGCCGCAGTCACTTCGCCAAAGAATTCGTAGCAGCATCGATGGCAAAAAAGTGCGTCTACAATTCTCGAACAAATTTGGCACCAGCGCTTTAAAGATGACATCGGTAATGATCGCACGTAGTGATGGTCTTGGTGCGATTGATTTGAAATCACAGCGGCCTGTCTTGTTCGCTGGTTCAAACAATGTCGTCATTCCTCCTGGACAGGAAATCGTCAGCGATAGCATCGATTTACCAGTCAAAGCCTTAGAAGAACTGGCGATTAGTTTCTTTTTACCGGAAGGCACAGAAACGGCGACACTACACAATACATCAATGCAAAATGCCCAACTCTACCCATTGGTCGACAAGACACGAAGTAAAACTTGGGGTGAAGCAAAACAAGACGACACGCGCTACTTTCTCAAGGAACTCGAGATACAAACCTCCGGCAAAACAGGTGCTATCGTCGCTTTTGGTGATTCACTGACTGATGGTGTAGGTATCGAGAATGACCGTTACCATCGTTGGACTGATTTTCTCGCTGAACGTTTGCAGGTATCGCCAAAGCATCGGCAATATGCCGTCCTCAATGCGGGGATCGCGGGCAATCGATTATTACGCGGAGCAAGCGCGCCATTCATCGGAAACGCGGGCCTACTGAGATTTGATGAAGATGTGTTGCAGCGGGCTGGCGTGCAATTCATTATTGTGAGCATCGGCACCAATGATATTTCAGCTAACCATGCTTTCTCTGATCCGAGCGAACAGATCACTTACGAAGACCTCGTTGACGGTTATCAGCAATTGATTACACGTGCACATGAAAGAAGCATCAAGATCATCGGGACCACCATCAAGCCACGCGGTGGCGCCCAAGGGCGCTTACCGCACACGCCGGAAGCAGAACGCTTACGGATCCGTATCAATCAATGGATACGCAGCGCTTCCGCATTTGATGGTGTCATCGATTTCGATTTGATGTTGCGTGATCCAGCGCAGGTCGATCGTTTGAATCCGATCTATGACAGCGGCGACCATACACACCCGAATGCCGCAGGGTATCGCGTGATGGCAAACGGGATTGATCTCCGATTATTTCAGTAACATCGTCCTACCTCTTTTGCTTCAACGGTTTTGCTTCAACGCTTTTGCTTCAAGAATCGCACCAGCATATTGCCAAAATCGGCAATATGCTGGTTACTGATAATATCGAGCGTGTCTTTGTCGGTATGCCATTCGTTCAAATTGGTCCAGTCAATAATATGCAAAACCGGAACACCCATTTGCACAAACGGCACGTGATCGTCCTCGATCATCAAATTGACGGCGCTTATCTTAGTCGTCGTACGCTGCGACAAAAATTTCTGCGCTAACTGTGGATGTGAACCACGGGTGATGAAGAGGTTCTGATTCTTATGCCCTATCATATCGATGATCAGCATCGCTTTAATGGGTAATCCGTTGTAGGCGATCCCATCAAACTGCTTCTCAAGTTTCTCAGCAAAAGCGCGTGAACCATGAATATTGTCCTGCACACCGACTAAACGTTCACCGTCATTCCACTCGGCCAGAGTCGCTTCCTCGCCATCAAAAAAAGCCAGCCCAAGAGTGCAATCCATATAGCGACCGGCATCAGATTTCGTTGCTTCGTCTTTGCGTATCTGCTTAGTCACACGGGCTAACTCCAACATGGCTGCAGTCGATGAGCCACCGTCATTGGCACCAAGGAATTTCATATTGCTGTACGGTTTCGTATCGTAGTGTCCGCCTACCATCACCAAACAACGCTCGCTCCCTTTCAAGAAAGCGATGAGATTTTCACCTTCCACTTCTTTCACAGGATTGGCTTTCTTATCCTTGCCACCTAACTTTTCCGCCGACACATTAGGGATCTTGGTCTTGAATTTTTGAACCTGAACTTCCCACCCTTCTTTAGTGAGATTGGCTTTCAATTCTTGGGTGTATTTCTTCTGTTCCGCACTCGCCATAGGATGTGGCGCTTTGACAAAGCGTCGCATCGCTTGATCTATCTTCTGAGCGTTGAATAGTTGCGGGTCTTGCTGCTTCGCCACAGCCACACTACACCAGACGAGATTTACACACGCACCAAGTACGCCAAACAGTATCGAAAAACGCTTCAGCTTCATAAAAAATTCCTTCATCCTCGGCCCGATTGACGATTTAAACGGTCCTTAATTGCAAGCAAATGTAATACGAAAGCGACACTATACGATGTTTCGTCTCTCGCGACATTACAATTTGTAACGACCTTGAAAGGTGCCAAATAGGAGACCCGTTGTAGCATCTGGATCTACTCACATATCCATTTCTACGACCAGCAGCACTTCCACTTTGCGGAATTTTACAATGCCCAATTTTTTCCCTTATCGGCAGATCAGCATCGTCGCTATGCTTTCGGGTTTAATCGCGTGCGGTGGCCAATCCCAAACGCAAATCCCTGTCAACGCCACGATCATGACCGCCGCACCAAGCACAGCGGCCTCAATCGAAGTCAGTTTCGATAAGACCCGCGATGAGTACAGCTTGACTGCCAGTACCAGTGGCATCAAGGTCAGCGATAAAGCAAGTGCGCAAACGACGAGCCTCCCCTCTTCCGTGACCAGCGTACGCTTCAAAGATATGCGCCTCAACTTGCTTGCGGCAAATCAGTCACAGCAATTGAGCATGAATGATCTCAATCAAGTCACCGAACTTTATATTGCTTTTTTTAATCGCGTGCCTGAGGCTGATGGGCTCAGCTATTGGGTCAACGAAAGAGCACGCGGACAAAGTATAGAAACCATCGCCAATTACTTCTATGGCGCGGCAGTCCTCTATAGCGCGCAAACGGGTTACAGTGCAACGATGAGCAATGCTGATTTTGTGCGAATCATTTATAAAAATGTGTTAGCACGCACCGGCCCGACTGCGCCCACTGACACAGAAGTCAACTACTGGACGACACAGTTGAATCAAGGCAGTATGTCCAGAGGCAGAATGGCGATCAGTATGCTGACCTCAGCACATCTGTTTGAAGGCGACGTTGAATTCGGCTGGGTTCCACAGCTGCTTAACAACAAGATCGTGGTTGGCAACTACTTCGCCTTACAAAACGGCATCAATTATTTGAGTCCGGAAGACTCTATTAGCAAAGGCATGAGTATTGCGGCCGCCGTTACTCCGACAGACACTAGTGCTGCGATGCAGTTGATTGGCTTGCACGACAGCTTCAATTTATTCGATGCGGCACCGAACCAAATCCGCATCATCAAGCTGACCACATTACCCAATCCTAGCGGCATCAAATTCGGTTTCTGGGAAACATTTTCCAAACAGGACGTGACCTTACTCAGCATGGGAAAACGACCGACCAGTCGCGTCGGCTTTGACAGTTGGGCAGCCATCGAGACGAGCAAAGGTGTTTACGACTTTGCTGGGTTTGATGCCAGTAGTAGCATGGCGAACTACCGACGCGTGCACAACTACGGCGAATCAATTTACGCTGCCATCAACATCAGTTTCTCCGCCCAAATCACTC encodes the following:
- a CDS encoding rhodanese-like domain-containing protein, with amino-acid sequence MSTSILDTARKRGQDQTLPYSGAVTPEEAYALLEQDSNVMLVDVRTNAERDWVGRVQIPEAQHKAVQWSTYPGGVANPHFLQELAAAVPNKDSIIVFLCRSGVRSKHAAKLACENGYQNCFDILQGFEGDKDHHGHRKTIGGWCSAALPWVGA
- a CDS encoding SGNH/GDSL hydrolase family protein; its protein translation is MLGKVVVSIICSLLWNSNVSASPNNPSGTHNPTHSHKQEGHQQNAATLLWSSAWYSPIDSKGGALEPQSLRQRIRSSIDGKKVRLQFSNKFGTSALKMTSVMIARSDGLGAIDLKSQRPVLFAGSNNVVIPPGQEIVSDSIDLPVKALEELAISFFLPEGTETATLHNTSMQNAQLYPLVDKTRSKTWGEAKQDDTRYFLKELEIQTSGKTGAIVAFGDSLTDGVGIENDRYHRWTDFLAERLQVSPKHRQYAVLNAGIAGNRLLRGASAPFIGNAGLLRFDEDVLQRAGVQFIIVSIGTNDISANHAFSDPSEQITYEDLVDGYQQLITRAHERSIKIIGTTIKPRGGAQGRLPHTPEAERLRIRINQWIRSASAFDGVIDFDLMLRDPAQVDRLNPIYDSGDHTHPNAAGYRVMANGIDLRLFQ
- a CDS encoding HDOD domain-containing protein, whose translation is MNFDTLFQQQNALPTIPKVVQEVIDSFNNDNVSIDEIARKLAADQVLSAKLLRLANSSYYHSSRSVGTVDDAVLMLGFMTVRTLVISSGLTGGFKAMPGVDLKQFWRYSLHTAVISKWIAKKIGGNSDFAFTVGLMHAIGQLVMHAAMPEQTLQVDKIAGPLDSRRLSVEQTSFGYNFSDVGAELARRWRFPDNFGTVIKGFPDPLEKENFDVMSGVVHLAVWRARAEENKYSKEEMEATLPTDVVAKIGLSSAAILDEMPPVLELAAGLEDLIS
- the ntrC gene encoding nitrogen regulation protein NR(I), which translates into the protein MKKTIWIVDDDDSIRWVLEKALAREGLNTRSFRQPDEVLQALDDESEVPQVLVSDIRMNGASGLDLLQTVKLRLPSLPVIIMTAFSDLDSAVAAFKGGAFEYLAKPFDLAKAVELIRRALEESERETTVEQMQDVETEILGQAPAMQEVFRAIGRLSQSSVTVLITGESGSGKELVARALHKHSPRVNQPFIAINTAAIPKDLLESELFGHERGAFTGAQSARRGRFEQAEGGTLFLDEIGDMPFDLQTRLLRVLSDGHFYRVGGHQPMKANVRLIAATHQNLEERVKDGVFREDLFHRLNVIRLRVPSLRERREDIPLLAKHFLVQSAKQLGVDAKRLSDQALSFISHLDFPGNVRQLENLCNWITVMAPGQVVEVVDLPSELVHATPLESLTSYGVAQTESLARVAHDGLSWSDLLEAKAGELLQNDVPEIMNGLSRDFESVLIRAALKHTHGRKNDAAIRLGIGRNTISRKIQELGIEGVKDD
- a CDS encoding M28 family peptidase, whose amino-acid sequence is MKLKRFSILFGVLGACVNLVWCSVAVAKQQDPQLFNAQKIDQAMRRFVKAPHPMASAEQKKYTQELKANLTKEGWEVQVQKFKTKIPNVSAEKLGGKDKKANPVKEVEGENLIAFLKGSERCLVMVGGHYDTKPYSNMKFLGANDGGSSTAAMLELARVTKQIRKDEATKSDAGRYMDCTLGLAFFDGEEATLAEWNDGERLVGVQDNIHGSRAFAEKLEKQFDGIAYNGLPIKAMLIIDMIGHKNQNLFITRGSHPQLAQKFLSQRTTTKISAVNLMIEDDHVPFVQMGVPVLHIIDWTNLNEWHTDKDTLDIISNQHIADFGNMLVRFLKQKR
- the glnL gene encoding nitrogen regulation protein NR(II), yielding MSNDLNQFAGLDLLASSVIVLDPEARIVYANPAAENLLERPSKLLQNLALNELFLNSEELFEGFHQALAHQFAEKRQDLILERSGREPLHVHTIVTALDTLETPVLIELRENVQQVKLDREERMHDQNKENKELIRNLAHEIKNPLGGIRGAAQLLELELPEQDISERRAKELREYTQVIIKEADRLQVLVDRLLAPNRLPQVIADVNIHEVCERVRSLIMAEFPKGLSIKRDYDLSIPEFRGDQQQLIQVVLNIAHNAAQALIMRMAEGDAEIIFKTRVVRQVTLAKIRYRLALDLHIIDNGPGIPAEIRDRIFYPLVSGRDGGSGLGLTLAQAFITQHAGVIDCESRPGCTDFRILIPLP
- a CDS encoding DUF4124 domain-containing protein — encoded protein: MKYILTVFGFTFLVAQHAVAQSDVYLCIDANGKKEYRNVGNVKGCKRVELPYMNVVPAPASVKKPAAPKASAASAPASFPKVDDATQKARDSDRKQILNEELKAEEQKLAGLKKEYNGGDVERRPEERLPAQYMERVNNLKNDIARSEKNIEALKREIGNLK
- the glnA gene encoding type I glutamate--ammonia ligase, encoding MAMTAADVLKMAKDNEVKFVDFRFADTRGKEQHVTVPISQFSMDKFESGHAFDGSSIAGWKGIEASDMLLMPDPNTANIDPFMEETTLFMQCDVIEPADGKGYDRDPRSIAKRAEAYLKSSGIGDTAYFGPEPEFFIFDSVRWKIDMSGCFVKIDSDEASWTTGKDLEGGNTGHRPTVKGGYFPVPPVDSFQDMRSEMCLILESLGIPVEVHHHEVAGAGQNEIGTKFSTLVERADWTQNLKYVVWNVAHTYGKTATFMPKPIVGDNGSGMHVHQSIWKDGKNLFAGDGYAGLSDFALYYIGGIIKHARALNAITNPGTNSYKRLVPGYEAPVKLAYSAKNRSASIRIPYVANPKARRVEARFPDPLANPYLCFAALMMAGLDGVQNKIHPGEAASKDLYHLPPEEDALIPTVCHSLEQALEALDKDREFLTRGGVFSDSMIDAYIELKMQDVQRMRMTTHPAEFDMYYSL
- a CDS encoding YceI family protein, which translates into the protein MTLNLSTKLQLILSRAVLWLGVSLFTCVSARAADLERYRIDPDHTFTFFEYKHWGLSLQRGRFDRSTGSVEIDFEARTGKVVLEIETGSISTGVGLFDNRLKSSQFFDSERFPKIVFTSNRLIFDEQNNLQALEGLLRIKDVSKVVRFDLHHFHCRFMPLYFARACGANGSAKILRSEFDLGSYAPFVSDEVTLWFNLEAIKE